The genomic window GGTCTATCACGAGGAATACCTGACCAGAGAAGAGGCTGAGAGAAGAGAGAGATTCTTGAAGAGTGGGAAAGGTAGGCAAGAGCTGAAGGAGATATTGAACGGCGCCGTACCCAAGTGGTAAGGGAGAGGTCTGCAAAACCTTTATGCCGCGGTTCGAATCCGCGCGGCGCCTCAAATGAATTTCCGCCTGACGCCGTCAGGTTTCATGCCGGGGTGGCGGAATTGGTAGACGCACAGGACTTAAAATCCTGAGGGTCGCAAGGCCCGTGCCGGTTCAAGTCCGGCCCTCGGTACATAATTCTATACTCGGAACAACCTAAGCTGGTTTCAATGTAACGGTAGCGGGCGGTTAGCTCAGTTGGTTAGAGCGCTACCTTGACATGGTAGAGGTCACAGGTTCGACTCCTGTATCGCCCACATGATGATCGTCCCGCCGATAAGGCCCCGGGACGATTTTCGTTTCTGTACGTACATGCAATGAAAGCGCCGTCCGAGGTTCTGGCGGACATAAGATATCTATGGCAAATCAAATCCACATTACATTCCCCGACGGGGCGGTTCGCTCGTATGACAAGGGCGTAACCGGACAGCAAATCGCCGAGAGCATCAGTGCCGGATTGGCAAAGGCTGTGCTTGCCATTTCCGTCAATGGTGAGGTTGTTGACTTGTTCCGCCCAATCGAGCATGATGCGGCAATCAAGCTGCATAAGTGGGAAGATGATGAAGCGAAACGAACCTACTGGCACAGTTCGGCCCATCTGATGGCTGAAGCCGTTGAGACTCTCTTTCCGGGCACCAAGTTTGGCATCGGACCACCCATTGAAAACGGCTTCTACTACGATATTGATATGGGGGATCACTCGTTGACCGCAGGTGATCTGGTCGAGATTGAGAAGAAGATGGCCGAGTTCTCAAAGCGGGATGTCCCCTACAAACGGGAAGTGATTTCGTGGGATGATGCCGTCGCGTACTTCACGAAAAAGAATGATCCGTACAAACTCGAGTTACTTGATGGACTAAAAGGGGAGCAGATCACCTTCTACCTTCAGGGCAGCTTCACCGACCTTTGCTTCGGACCTCATATCCCGTCAACGGGAAGAATCAAGGCGATCAAGCTTCTTAGTGTGGCCGGGGCGTATTGGAGAGGAAGCGAAAAAAACAAGATGCTTCAACGCATCTATGGCATCACCTTTCCCAACCAGAAGGAACTGGATGAGTATCTGTTCCGGCTCGAAGAAGCGAAGCGACGTGACCATCGGAAGATCGGTCAGGAGTTGGAATTGTTTCTCCTTACTCCGAAAGTCGGGGGCGGACTTCCAATTTGGATGCCGAAAGGAACAATCGTCAGGGAAACGCTGGAGAATTTCCTGCGTGATGAACAGCGGAAACGGGGCTACCTGCCGGTTGTGACACCGCATATCGGCAATCTCAATCTCTACAAAACCAGCGGGCACTATCCCTACTATAAGGATAGCCAGTTCGCCCCTATTGTGGTGGAGGATGAAGAGTACCTGCTAAAGCCGATGAACTGTCCTCATCATCACCAAATCTACATGGCTAAGCCGCGCAGTCACCGCGATTTGCCATTGCGGATTGCCGAATTCGGGACTGTGTACCGGTATGAACAATCCGGCGAGCTGAACGGGCTGACTCGCGTACGGTCGTTCACTGTGGACGACTCGCATATGTACGTCAGACCCGATCAACTTAAAGACGAATTATGTGATGTGATCGAGTTGATTCAGCTTGTTTTCGATACCCTCGGGTTCAAGGATTTCAAGACGAGGCTCTCGTTCCGCGACCCGAAAAACAAGGAAAAATACGGCGGCGAAGACTCCATGTGGGAACGTTCAGAGAAGGAAATCAAGGAAGCGGCTGACTTAAAGAAGCTAAATTACTATATTGGGATTGGTGAAGCTGCGTTCTACGGTCCCAAGATCGACTTCATGGTTCAAGATTCGTTGCGACGAACTTGGCAACTTGGAACAGTTCAGGTGGATTATGTTATGCCGGAACGCTTCGGGCTTGAATACGTCGGCAGCGATGGCCAGAAACATCGCCCTGTGATTATACACCGGGCGCCGTTCGGTTCCCTTGAGCGATTCATCGGCGTGCTGATTGAACACTATGCCGGCGATTTTCCTCTTTGGCTTGCGCCGGTGCAGGCGGTGATTCTTCCGATAACTGACGCGCATGTTGAGTATGCCCGCAGCATCGAGAAGGAATATGCCGCGAACGGTATTCGTGTGGAGTTGGATGATAGGAATGAGAAGATCGGTTACAAAATCCGTGAGTGGGAGACCAAGAAAGTGCCCTACATGCTCGTCGTTGGCGAGAAGGAGAAATTAGCCAATGCCGTTGCGGTTCGTCAGCACAAGAAAGGGGATATCGGTTCAATGAAACGGGAAGAATTTCTCCGTACAGCGAAAGAAGAAATCGACAACAAAACAATTCACTGGTAAAGAATAACAAAAGAAGAGGCCTCCCATCGCCAAAGAAAAAATTCGCGTGAACGAGGATATTCGCGCAACGCAAATCAGGGTGATTGATGATCGCGGCGCTCAACTCGGAGTCATGTCGCCCCGTGATGCAATCCAGATTGCGCGTGAGCGTGATGCCGATTTGGTGGAAATCGTACCCAACGCCAATCCGCCCGTCTGCAAAGTGATCAACTTCGGTAAGTTCAAATACGAACTTGCAAAAAAGGACAAGATTCAGAAAAAACACCAGCACGTATCGTTGCTCAAGGAACTCCGGTTCCACCCGAACACCGACACGCATGATTTTGATTTCAAGGTACGTCACGCGATCAATTTTCTCAAAGACGGCCACAAAGTGAAGGCAAGCGTCGTTTTCAAAGGCAGGGAGATTACCTACAAAGAGAAGGGTGAAGATCTGCTTACGCGGTTTTCGGAACGTGTAAGCGAGTTCTCAAAAGTAGACCAGGCCCCGCATATGGAAGGCCGCAGCATGATTGCAATCTTCGCTCCTGAGCGGAAGAAAGCCTCAAAGGCCGATGACACATCAAGCAAGCAGGGTGCTTCAGAAAACAAGAAACAGAATTTGAAACCGGAACAAGCATCATAAAGGAAATTCCTCAATGCCAAAAATGAAAACCAAGAGTGCCGCAAAGAAGCGGTTCACGGTAACAGGAACAGGAAAAGTGAAGCGTGCAACCGCCTACCGCAGCCATATTCTCACATCGAAATCAAGGAAGCGCAAGCGCAAACTTCGCCTCGGCGGACTCGTCGCAAAACAGGACGAGAAGCAGGTGAAGACAATGCTTGCTATGTAACATCAAGACTGTAATTCACGTCCCGCCGAAGGCGGGAGTATTTATCAACTACACAAAGGACAAGAGCAACTATGCCACGTTCGCAAAACAAAGTTGCCTCCCATCGCCGTCGCAAG from Bacteroidota bacterium includes these protein-coding regions:
- the thrS gene encoding threonine--tRNA ligase; the encoded protein is MANQIHITFPDGAVRSYDKGVTGQQIAESISAGLAKAVLAISVNGEVVDLFRPIEHDAAIKLHKWEDDEAKRTYWHSSAHLMAEAVETLFPGTKFGIGPPIENGFYYDIDMGDHSLTAGDLVEIEKKMAEFSKRDVPYKREVISWDDAVAYFTKKNDPYKLELLDGLKGEQITFYLQGSFTDLCFGPHIPSTGRIKAIKLLSVAGAYWRGSEKNKMLQRIYGITFPNQKELDEYLFRLEEAKRRDHRKIGQELELFLLTPKVGGGLPIWMPKGTIVRETLENFLRDEQRKRGYLPVVTPHIGNLNLYKTSGHYPYYKDSQFAPIVVEDEEYLLKPMNCPHHHQIYMAKPRSHRDLPLRIAEFGTVYRYEQSGELNGLTRVRSFTVDDSHMYVRPDQLKDELCDVIELIQLVFDTLGFKDFKTRLSFRDPKNKEKYGGEDSMWERSEKEIKEAADLKKLNYYIGIGEAAFYGPKIDFMVQDSLRRTWQLGTVQVDYVMPERFGLEYVGSDGQKHRPVIIHRAPFGSLERFIGVLIEHYAGDFPLWLAPVQAVILPITDAHVEYARSIEKEYAANGIRVELDDRNEKIGYKIREWETKKVPYMLVVGEKEKLANAVAVRQHKKGDIGSMKREEFLRTAKEEIDNKTIHW
- the infC gene encoding translation initiation factor IF-3; protein product: MNEDIRATQIRVIDDRGAQLGVMSPRDAIQIARERDADLVEIVPNANPPVCKVINFGKFKYELAKKDKIQKKHQHVSLLKELRFHPNTDTHDFDFKVRHAINFLKDGHKVKASVVFKGREITYKEKGEDLLTRFSERVSEFSKVDQAPHMEGRSMIAIFAPERKKASKADDTSSKQGASENKKQNLKPEQAS
- the rpmI gene encoding 50S ribosomal protein L35, with the translated sequence MPKMKTKSAAKKRFTVTGTGKVKRATAYRSHILTSKSRKRKRKLRLGGLVAKQDEKQVKTMLAM